In Hyperolius riggenbachi isolate aHypRig1 chromosome 1, aHypRig1.pri, whole genome shotgun sequence, the genomic window TATGAGTAAGCAACAGAATTTCTCCCTCAGAGCCTACTGTTAACTACAAATCATGTGTCCCTCCTGCATTCTttgatgatccccccccccccatagtccaGTCTCCTGGCTTCCCCCTCTGTGGTGACCCCCAAGGTCATTTACCAATCATCACACTCGACTCCCCTATAACCGGATTGTCCATCGTTCTCTCCTCTCATAAGAAATGTTTACATCCTTATTTGTGTCCCCCTATATCAAATGTAGCCACCCCAGCGCAACAATGGCTACATACTCATTCCTTTCCTTTAAGGATTAATTACTGAGTCTTTCTTCTGTTTTTCTTGTTGGAATGTTTACAAAATTAATTATGTAAGTTTACCATTCTCTGTGTATAATATATCATGATATAGATTTATCATTTACTAACCTACTTAGTAAAAATTGTTTTATGTCTATTAGGTGTGGTTTAAAAATCGTCGTGCCAAGTTTCGCAAACATCTAAAGCCTAAAGGGGAAGGAGAATGCATGCCAGCAGAAGTGAATAACTCAAAGAAAGAGAAGTACCAGAGAGGGATGAAGTGCTCCATTTCAGAAGCAAGTAACTATAGAAATCAGTATGAAGCTTGCCCTCTGCCCTCATGCCAAAGACATGCTTGGCAGATGCAGAAGAACATTCAAAGATTAAAATTCAAATCAGAACCACCGATTCCTTTAACTGTTGCGTTGTGTCCGAATTCATGGCATGGGCTGTGCTTGGCAAATGTTCACAGCATTATGAATATTCCCTTGCATGAAGCAAATGTGTAAATTTTATCACACTTAATGTGTGGAACAGCTATCCAGTTCACTAAATTAGTAGGTACAATTTTTGATATACCAGTTTGAGATTTCTACAAAGTTGATTTTTAAGTATCTGGTATTCTAGCATTAAAGTGGATCAATgggcaaaatgtaaaatacatgtggatAGTAGACCGCATACCTGTCTGGCAGTTGTTGTTCTGGTCTGTCTGTCTGTCAAGGGGCGCCTGGTGCATCCCTGAgcatttactgttacttatacccctggttattgcctgatgaggcaGGTCAAAACTGCAAAACGCGCTGCAACACTTTGGGGAGTATGTCAATAAATTTATGTCTTTTTGAAATCGaccgtttttgtgtctgcttttaggaggtaagtccaccactgccttccaagcatttttaacatttttggtctattttattcttttggcgcctctgtttacaaaatctgtggaaaagaggcctagcaCTGTGAGTTTGGTTACAGAGCAAAATGATGATGTCATCTGTTAGCTGCTGACCTACACTGCCCAGTCAGTGGTAAGGAAAAGGTTTCATTGCAGGTGCTACAAATGAGTGCTATTATATTCTGATATAACGCAGGTAACTAGCAAACATTTGCCACGTAATTACAGACACTAAACAAAACAGTATAGGTTTTCTAGATCACTTATTTTCTCTAACCTGTCTAACATTATTAAACATATATTCTTTCCACAGACCACATGAAAAGCTCTTAGTAACCACTAATGATAACATATTGTTGATTTATAGAAAATATTTAGTGTACATAATTACAATTAAAGTGATCCCGAGGTGGtctcaaaaaataataaaaaaaaagtaggctacctgatccgtggggctgatcggatcaggtagccacaaacaCCGCCGCTCCCCggcgctcctgtgggccgcactggcccactttcatgaTGTATAGATCAcgacgctgcaaggagagactgtgtgtctcgcagggaggcaggggagcggctggGGGTGCA contains:
- the LOC137549590 gene encoding paired box protein Pax-6-like; translation: MFCSSCDHYGSSRLHLLYNFHQELHEMPLSACDIARHSINSLADFLETSRFRLHCHVRRSRTCFSAKQLKALEKAFEKTPYPDLVTREQLAVFVNLPESRIQVWFKNRRAKFRKHLKPKGEGECMPAEVNNSKKEKYQRGMKCSISEASNYRNQYEACPLPSCQRHAWQMQKNIQRLKFKSEPPIPLTVALCPNSWHGLCLANVHSIMNIPLHEANV